Proteins from a genomic interval of Paenibacillus lentus:
- the flgL gene encoding flagellar hook-associated protein FlgL — MALRVTPGMMNLQMMRNINSNLIRMDHNQNKLSTGMKLNKPSDDPVGITYSLRYRSELSINDQLQKNAESAVSWLEFSDTTVGQINDISQRAYELLVRAANGTNPEEALDAINIEIEQIYEQLISLGNSKFNDKYIFNGQLTDQAPYDQLLAPTQGTDTHGILYKFSEGSGLSINISGQDIFGEPNDDDNLFAILTRVQTALGSDDKTALQAELENLKDRLVKINEARSEIGAKTNRIDLISNRLGDLEMNITSMQSKVEDTDYAETILVLKQNESVYQASLATSAKIMQMSLLDYLR, encoded by the coding sequence ATGGCGTTACGGGTTACACCGGGCATGATGAACTTGCAGATGATGAGAAATATCAACTCCAATTTAATTAGAATGGATCATAACCAAAATAAATTGTCAACGGGTATGAAGTTGAACAAACCATCGGATGACCCGGTTGGCATCACATATTCATTAAGATATCGAAGTGAACTTTCTATAAATGACCAGCTTCAAAAAAATGCTGAATCTGCAGTTTCATGGCTCGAATTCTCTGATACAACCGTTGGGCAAATCAATGATATTTCTCAGCGTGCTTATGAATTGCTTGTACGGGCTGCAAATGGGACTAACCCGGAAGAAGCATTGGATGCAATCAATATTGAAATAGAACAGATCTATGAGCAATTAATATCGCTGGGCAACAGCAAGTTTAATGATAAGTATATTTTTAATGGACAATTAACGGATCAGGCTCCCTATGATCAGCTCTTGGCTCCAACCCAAGGTACAGACACTCATGGTATTCTTTATAAATTTTCAGAGGGTTCAGGTCTGTCCATAAATATTAGCGGACAGGATATCTTTGGAGAGCCTAACGACGATGATAATCTATTTGCAATTTTGACTAGAGTGCAGACTGCTTTGGGGTCAGATGATAAAACGGCACTTCAAGCTGAACTTGAAAATTTGAAGGATCGTTTAGTTAAGATAAATGAAGCCCGTTCCGAGATTGGGGCTAAGACGAACCGGATTGATTTGATTAGTAACCGTCTTGGGGATCTTGAAATGAATATAACCTCCATGCAGTCTAAAGTAGAAGACACCGATTACGCTGAGACAATCCTAGTATTAAAACAAAATGAAAGTGTATATCAAGCCTCATTAGCAACCAGTGCTAAGATTATGCAGATGAGCTTGCTGGATTATTTACGCTAA
- a CDS encoding DUF6470 family protein: MELSRLSIRQTYGAIGIESQRAQMKMESPPGELRIESTPAAMDVQRVPAELNIDSSEAWMAYGKGNHLEWYRMVSSQYYGEFLNNVARIVEEGNQLAQFTKPGNTIANIMANRIVEKPNIQYVGEASTDNVDLQYIPASLNINWNDHETQIEYLPQKPQVTFEAAVTNIYMRNKNSIEMWVSNYNLYG; the protein is encoded by the coding sequence ATGGAGCTGTCTAGATTATCGATTCGGCAAACCTATGGTGCCATAGGCATAGAAAGCCAGAGAGCTCAAATGAAAATGGAGTCCCCGCCGGGTGAGTTAAGAATTGAGAGCACACCGGCGGCCATGGATGTTCAGAGAGTCCCTGCTGAACTGAACATAGATAGCTCCGAAGCCTGGATGGCCTATGGAAAAGGCAATCATCTGGAATGGTATCGTATGGTCTCGAGTCAGTATTACGGTGAGTTTCTCAATAATGTGGCCCGGATAGTAGAGGAGGGGAATCAGTTAGCCCAATTTACTAAGCCAGGCAATACAATTGCTAATATAATGGCGAATCGTATCGTGGAAAAGCCTAATATTCAATACGTAGGGGAGGCCTCGACGGATAACGTGGATCTTCAGTATATTCCTGCGAGCTTGAATATTAACTGGAATGACCATGAGACGCAAATAGAATATCTTCCCCAAAAGCCACAAGTAACTTTTGAGGCAGCTGTGACGAATATTTATATGAGAAATAAGAACAGCATTGAGATGTGGGTTAGTAATTATAATTTGTATGGTTAA
- the fliW gene encoding flagellar assembly protein FliW — protein MLSQFNNIDISFEGGIFGFEHLDRFMLEAIEDTPFAYLKSVEDENVSFITTSPFHWYMNYELKLDEGLKNKLKLKHEEDTLVLGIVTIKNPSEASTINLLAPLIINIQDKIGLQHVFHEQTDYKTQSPLFIEPTSRGEE, from the coding sequence ATGTTAAGTCAATTCAATAATATAGACATCTCGTTTGAGGGGGGGATTTTTGGGTTTGAACATCTGGATCGGTTTATGTTGGAAGCGATTGAAGATACACCCTTTGCATATCTAAAAAGTGTCGAAGATGAAAATGTGTCATTTATAACGACATCTCCATTTCATTGGTATATGAATTATGAGCTTAAATTAGATGAAGGCTTAAAAAACAAGCTAAAACTAAAGCATGAAGAAGATACTTTAGTACTTGGCATTGTTACCATTAAGAATCCATCTGAAGCCTCGACGATTAATTTGCTCGCTCCTCTAATTATTAACATTCAAGACAAAATTGGGCTGCAGCATGTTTTTCATGAACAAACTGATTATAAAACCCAAAGCCCGTTGTTTATAGAACCTACAAGTAGAGGGGAGGAATGA
- the csrA gene encoding carbon storage regulator CsrA: MLVLSRKRGQTIQINNDIEIYISSIEGDSVKIGIKAPADVIIMRKELLEEVQANNLQASLAPKNLDFIKKIKK; this comes from the coding sequence ATGCTTGTACTCTCGCGTAAGCGTGGCCAGACGATTCAAATTAATAATGATATAGAAATTTATATATCCTCTATTGAGGGGGATAGCGTGAAAATTGGAATTAAGGCGCCGGCAGACGTCATTATTATGCGGAAGGAACTGCTTGAGGAAGTACAGGCAAATAATTTACAAGCTAGTTTAGCGCCCAAAAATCTTGATTTCATAAAAAAAATAAAAAAATAA
- a CDS encoding flagellin, whose protein sequence is MIINHNLNAMNSHRNLTLNNIQQGKSSEKLSSGYRVNRAADDAAGLSISEKMRAQIRSMNQGMRNAQDGVSLVQTAEGAMNEVSDMLTRMKELATQASSMTYNDSDLVAMNDEYTELINAINDIGANAEFNGIKLLDGSGGQTFNIQLGGTENEKVEINMEKAKISDLTDNLGSLDTQANAVTELAALDTAIGTVNAARSALGAFQNRLEHMYNNVGTTAENLQAAESRIRDTDMAQEMMAYTKFNILQQASTAMLAQANQAPQGVLQLLR, encoded by the coding sequence ATGATTATTAACCACAATCTTAACGCAATGAACTCGCACCGCAACCTGACGTTGAACAACATTCAACAAGGTAAGTCTTCTGAGAAGCTATCTTCCGGTTACCGTGTTAACCGTGCTGCTGACGATGCAGCGGGTCTATCGATTTCCGAGAAAATGCGTGCCCAAATCAGATCGATGAACCAAGGTATGCGTAACGCTCAAGACGGCGTATCTCTTGTTCAAACAGCTGAGGGTGCAATGAATGAAGTTTCCGACATGCTGACACGTATGAAAGAACTTGCTACTCAAGCTTCTTCCATGACTTACAATGACAGTGACTTGGTTGCCATGAACGATGAGTATACGGAGCTGATCAACGCGATTAATGATATCGGCGCGAATGCTGAGTTCAACGGCATCAAATTGCTAGATGGTTCTGGCGGACAAACATTTAATATTCAACTTGGTGGAACTGAAAATGAAAAAGTTGAAATTAATATGGAAAAAGCAAAAATTAGCGATCTGACAGATAACTTGGGTAGTCTAGATACTCAAGCTAATGCTGTGACTGAACTTGCAGCTCTTGACACAGCAATTGGAACTGTAAATGCTGCTCGCTCTGCACTGGGTGCATTCCAAAACCGTTTGGAGCACATGTACAACAACGTAGGTACAACTGCTGAGAACTTGCAAGCAGCAGAATCGCGGATTCGTGATACTGACATGGCTCAAGAAATGATGGCCTATACGAAATTCAATATCCTGCAACAAGCTTCTACTGCCATGTTGGCTCAAGCTAACCAAGCGCCTCAAGGCGTATTGCAATTGTTGCGTTAA
- a CDS encoding glycosyltransferase family 2 protein, which yields MEISVCMIVRNEEQHLRACIGSIPDNIEIVIVDTGSTDRTTEIAESYKNVQLYRYEWEEDFAKARNYSLSKATGSHIFVIDADERFQSGTYEQIMNYIQQNSQKPAAVMIRNIDESSEQRRVHRMVRLFPNDGRYRFWGTVHEVLYKDQSTASFDLSDIMIDHFGYNYSNYREKKYGVYHSLYHTHLKVNPSDGYMWYQLGKLHASVEELEEACEAFIQASRFMGVPTLSHAAMVVEFAKVLRKAQLVEDAIYLLESNRDYYVDYPDLWFQLGLLYIDAGRMELISNAFEQALLIGETRKYASIEGSGSFLAAFNLGVFYEVTGKSEEALKYYNMARPYEPAALRIDILSREVN from the coding sequence ATGGAAATATCTGTATGCATGATCGTTAGAAATGAGGAACAACATTTAAGAGCTTGTATAGGTAGTATTCCTGACAATATTGAAATAGTAATTGTTGATACAGGTTCTACAGACCGTACAACTGAAATTGCTGAATCATATAAAAATGTGCAACTTTATCGCTACGAATGGGAAGAAGACTTTGCAAAGGCAAGGAATTACTCTCTTTCAAAGGCGACAGGCAGTCACATATTTGTGATTGATGCGGACGAACGGTTTCAATCAGGAACATATGAGCAAATTATGAATTATATTCAGCAAAATTCGCAAAAACCTGCCGCTGTTATGATTCGGAATATTGACGAGTCCAGCGAACAGCGCAGAGTTCATCGGATGGTACGTTTATTTCCTAACGATGGGAGATATAGATTCTGGGGTACCGTCCATGAAGTGCTGTACAAGGATCAATCTACTGCTTCATTCGATTTAAGTGATATCATGATTGATCATTTTGGATATAATTATTCAAATTATCGAGAGAAGAAATACGGGGTGTATCATTCCCTGTACCATACCCATCTAAAGGTAAATCCTTCTGATGGATATATGTGGTACCAACTAGGGAAATTGCACGCATCTGTTGAAGAACTGGAAGAGGCATGCGAGGCATTCATCCAGGCTTCCCGTTTTATGGGAGTCCCTACTTTATCTCATGCTGCGATGGTTGTGGAGTTTGCCAAGGTACTACGTAAAGCTCAATTGGTTGAAGACGCGATTTACTTGCTGGAGAGCAATCGAGATTATTATGTTGATTATCCTGATTTATGGTTCCAGCTCGGTTTGTTGTATATAGACGCCGGAAGAATGGAACTTATCTCGAATGCTTTTGAGCAGGCGCTTCTAATCGGGGAGACCAGGAAATATGCCTCAATCGAGGGTTCGGGCTCATTTCTTGCAGCTTTCAACCTGGGAGTTTTCTATGAAGTAACTGGTAAAAGTGAGGAAGCACTAAAGTATTATAACATGGCTCGGCCTTATGAGCCTGCTGCTCTTCGGATTGATATTCTTAGTAGAGAGGTGAATTAA
- the fliD gene encoding flagellar filament capping protein FliD codes for MPIRISGMASGMDIDLLVSDLMKAEKIPLTKKTQNKTIVQYRMDLYRDVNTKLMALRDNISKMRFSTDFSGVKAASSNENAVKVSGSNPGKVTTTIEVKHLAEQAKKLSTGKATIGSGLDLSKSLAENADNFDTSPILDPSGGATNLTMTINGVDINYSKDDSIQSIINKVNQSSAGVALSYDSSADQFVFISRQTGKAAQIDAQDIEGNFLAAIKMDSTDVPTGKDAKVVINGIESDRSSNSFTQDGVTYTLLQPTTSAVTITNNNDTDAIVNKIKEFVNNYNEAISLVHKLTDEKIARGYAPLTNEQKKEMAEEEVKNWEKLAKRGLLRNDVLLEPFARKMRSFLSEAIPVDGTTNLSPMDIGLGTTSYNGNAAEFATAGGKIVLDEDKLRKAIEADPNQVEALFTRVSGTGSEEGLFQKMYKQLNTTITDITKKSGKAGGSYNDITTELGKQSSKMELEIKTLEDRLNRKEEFYYKQFAAMEKAMSNSNSQLNFLLQNMG; via the coding sequence ATGCCTATTCGTATATCTGGGATGGCTTCAGGAATGGATATTGATTTGTTAGTATCCGACCTAATGAAAGCAGAAAAAATTCCTCTGACAAAAAAGACCCAAAATAAGACGATTGTACAATATCGTATGGATTTGTACAGGGATGTAAATACCAAATTAATGGCGCTGAGGGACAATATCAGCAAAATGCGCTTTAGTACGGATTTTTCCGGAGTTAAGGCGGCATCATCGAATGAAAATGCTGTAAAAGTTAGTGGAAGCAATCCGGGTAAAGTGACAACGACTATTGAGGTGAAACATTTAGCTGAACAAGCAAAGAAGCTAAGTACAGGCAAGGCAACTATTGGTAGTGGGCTCGATTTAAGCAAATCGTTAGCAGAAAATGCAGATAACTTTGATACGTCCCCCATTCTGGATCCGTCAGGGGGTGCAACAAATTTAACAATGACGATTAATGGGGTGGATATCAACTACAGCAAAGACGATTCGATTCAGAGCATCATCAACAAGGTGAATCAATCCAGTGCAGGAGTTGCGCTGAGCTACGATTCTTCGGCGGATCAGTTCGTATTTATCTCCAGGCAGACCGGTAAGGCTGCCCAAATTGATGCCCAGGATATAGAAGGCAACTTCCTCGCGGCAATTAAGATGGACAGCACTGATGTCCCGACGGGAAAGGATGCTAAGGTCGTTATCAATGGTATTGAATCTGACCGTTCCAGTAATTCGTTTACGCAGGATGGGGTTACGTACACGCTGTTGCAGCCAACTACATCAGCAGTAACGATTACAAACAATAATGATACGGATGCTATAGTTAACAAAATCAAGGAGTTCGTCAATAATTATAATGAAGCCATATCCTTAGTGCACAAGCTGACGGATGAGAAAATTGCTCGAGGATATGCCCCTCTAACAAATGAACAGAAAAAGGAGATGGCGGAGGAGGAAGTTAAGAATTGGGAGAAGTTAGCAAAAAGGGGGCTACTTAGAAATGATGTCTTGTTAGAACCTTTCGCTCGAAAAATGCGTTCCTTTTTATCCGAAGCCATTCCTGTCGATGGAACGACAAATCTTTCTCCTATGGATATTGGACTGGGTACAACGTCTTATAATGGAAATGCAGCTGAATTTGCTACCGCTGGCGGGAAGATTGTTTTGGATGAAGATAAACTAAGAAAAGCGATTGAAGCGGACCCGAATCAGGTAGAGGCACTTTTTACACGTGTATCTGGAACCGGTAGTGAAGAAGGTTTATTTCAAAAGATGTATAAACAACTGAATACAACTATTACTGATATTACTAAGAAGTCAGGCAAGGCAGGTGGCTCTTACAATGATATCACTACAGAATTGGGAAAACAATCTAGTAAAATGGAATTGGAGATTAAAACACTCGAAGATAGACTGAACAGAAAAGAGGAGTTTTATTACAAACAATTTGCAGCTATGGAGAAGGCGATGTCCAATAGCAACAGCCAATTGAACTTTTTGCTGCAGAATATGGGATAA
- a CDS encoding flagellar protein FlaG, with protein sequence MQVPNLPSTSLSSTNAKIKEPSFTPSYVGSSYHDLQDKSRVQPLSVSEKALLEAIHKVNKTLEGTPQRYEFKLHDSTGQLVIKIYNKETDEIIRELPPEKMIELVEKLQQIVVGAIIDEKR encoded by the coding sequence ATGCAGGTTCCTAATTTGCCTTCTACTTCCTTGTCTAGCACCAATGCGAAGATTAAAGAACCATCATTTACCCCTAGTTATGTGGGGTCAAGTTATCATGATCTACAGGATAAAAGCAGAGTACAACCTTTATCTGTAAGTGAAAAGGCGCTCCTTGAGGCGATTCATAAAGTAAATAAAACACTTGAAGGTACGCCTCAGCGCTATGAATTCAAACTGCATGACTCTACTGGGCAACTCGTAATTAAAATTTATAACAAAGAAACGGATGAAATCATCCGGGAGCTACCGCCAGAAAAGATGATAGAGTTAGTCGAAAAACTGCAACAAATCGTAGTAGGCGCAATAATTGATGAAAAGAGGTAA
- the fliS gene encoding flagellar export chaperone FliS — MQQAVNQYYETQIKTASPEELTLMLYNGCIRFLKQTYIAVENKDFKSKSANITKAINIIDELQATLDMNYEISKNLFSLYEYFKQRLVYASMQLDLDVLQEIIDMVTDLRDTWHEAIKTVKQK, encoded by the coding sequence GTGCAGCAAGCAGTAAACCAATATTATGAGACACAAATTAAAACTGCTTCACCTGAAGAGTTGACGTTGATGCTCTATAACGGATGCATACGTTTTTTAAAGCAGACATATATCGCAGTAGAGAATAAAGATTTTAAGAGTAAGAGTGCAAATATCACTAAGGCTATTAACATTATTGATGAGTTGCAGGCTACCCTTGATATGAACTATGAAATCTCGAAAAATCTCTTTTCTCTATATGAATATTTCAAACAACGTCTTGTCTATGCAAGCATGCAGTTGGATTTGGATGTGTTGCAGGAGATCATCGACATGGTTACGGACCTGCGTGATACTTGGCATGAGGCAATTAAGACGGTGAAACAAAAATGA
- a CDS encoding IPT/TIG domain-containing protein, with translation MRIKQSIAALMVLILTIVGLNSMTTSASAAADYIQVSRQVTPGEITTEEEVTVELTIQGTPPVSVIRPNDVILIIDKSGSMAGDKIIAARDSAKGFIDLMDFNVHRVGIVDYSSSNNVKVFPITTDANAAKAYVNTIQASGGTGTGYAIDAAVTELMREPREGAQPVIVLMTDGDATEPNGSAYEYALDRAAAAKEQGIVFYTIALLNANDNPDTSGPNQLLTKMATTSSHHHFVLGSVGLSEIYAAIVKEIGIASAYDVTVTDYVSEHFEIVPDSYLHNIPQPTVSGNEISWSFLELKNNTLNFTYKVRPKTQNPGVFSVSTTAANVTYKDFAGANRNKLIGNKSIKVKLPAPVITSIVEPSGHPLGGNEVQINGDKFVNGARVFFNTYEARSVNFVDSKTLRVIVPPGSQGTVNVKVQNPDNQFATGSYQYMADPEVSSYSPTEGPMEGNTVISMYGNYFMPGVTVKFGDKSAVITTQRTGFLSLKTPAVTEVGLVDITIQNPDGTSLVIPSGFNYLEPEIPKLEITNVNLNTGLPEGGGTATIVGKRINPEVRVFFGDNEAQVKSVVSTERIQVIVPAGQPGKVDVKLVNPDGEEATLAEGYTYAYPDYPAPVVNTINPNQGEIQGGGTAFISGTGFVSGVKVLVNDIPATVTSNTLYRITIVIPASTVEGTFDVKVINPDGKEAILPASYTYILPPPPPAPVLNRISPDNGLITGNATVVLYGENFMGDAVVLFDDIELPTTFVRSDQLRIVTPASDEEKVVQVRIKNPDGQTTVENITYSYIEPQPEPVSITSLNQVSGITAGGNTVYINGSNFQRGIRVFFGDNEAEVKSYASARRIGVDVPPSLTTGLVDVTVLNPDKGQFTLPGAYRYTLTQPTISSLSVPSGLTTGGTIVYINGTNFEPTMSVTIDGTNTPFDYVSNKRVKIVTPPSQYAGEVPLVVTLDNGESATFNFTYEEPPKAPAPFIRAFNISSGPAAGGNTVYISGHNYVRGATVFFGDVESPNVIFNSTTRLGARIPAGSGVVQVKIVNPDGQESNTLEYTYQ, from the coding sequence ATGCGAATTAAACAGAGTATCGCCGCTTTAATGGTATTGATATTAACTATCGTTGGTCTTAACAGCATGACAACATCAGCATCTGCGGCTGCTGACTACATTCAGGTTTCACGTCAAGTGACTCCTGGTGAGATTACAACAGAGGAAGAGGTAACCGTCGAGCTTACGATTCAAGGTACTCCACCTGTATCCGTGATTAGGCCCAATGATGTCATACTTATCATCGATAAGTCTGGTAGTATGGCAGGCGATAAAATCATTGCGGCTAGGGATTCAGCTAAAGGATTTATTGATCTTATGGACTTTAATGTTCATCGCGTAGGTATCGTAGATTATAGCTCAAGTAACAATGTAAAGGTGTTCCCAATTACTACAGATGCAAATGCAGCGAAAGCTTACGTTAATACTATTCAAGCGAGTGGGGGAACCGGAACTGGTTATGCTATTGATGCTGCTGTTACAGAGCTGATGAGAGAACCTAGGGAAGGAGCTCAGCCGGTAATTGTCTTAATGACTGACGGTGATGCCACAGAGCCTAACGGCAGCGCATACGAATATGCATTGGATAGAGCAGCAGCAGCTAAAGAACAAGGTATTGTATTCTATACCATTGCCTTACTGAATGCGAATGATAATCCGGATACAAGTGGTCCTAACCAGTTGCTGACGAAGATGGCGACAACCTCATCACACCATCATTTTGTATTAGGATCCGTCGGACTCAGTGAAATTTACGCTGCTATTGTAAAGGAAATCGGTATTGCGAGTGCGTATGATGTGACAGTAACTGATTATGTCAGCGAACATTTTGAAATAGTTCCAGACTCTTACCTACATAATATTCCTCAGCCTACGGTGTCAGGTAATGAAATCAGCTGGAGTTTCTTGGAGCTTAAAAACAATACGTTGAATTTTACTTATAAAGTCAGACCAAAGACTCAAAATCCAGGCGTTTTTAGTGTGTCAACAACTGCAGCAAACGTCACATACAAGGACTTCGCAGGTGCGAATCGTAATAAACTTATTGGCAATAAGTCAATAAAGGTTAAGCTCCCAGCTCCTGTGATAACCTCGATCGTTGAACCATCTGGTCATCCGCTGGGTGGAAATGAGGTTCAAATTAACGGGGATAAGTTTGTGAACGGAGCTCGAGTATTTTTTAATACTTATGAAGCCAGGAGCGTTAATTTTGTTGATAGTAAAACACTCAGAGTAATTGTACCACCGGGTTCTCAAGGGACAGTTAATGTAAAGGTTCAAAACCCTGACAATCAATTTGCTACGGGTAGCTATCAGTATATGGCCGACCCTGAAGTTAGTTCTTATAGTCCAACAGAAGGACCAATGGAAGGTAATACAGTGATATCCATGTACGGTAATTATTTCATGCCCGGAGTTACAGTCAAATTTGGCGATAAGTCTGCTGTAATCACAACGCAACGTACTGGATTTTTGTCGCTTAAAACACCTGCGGTAACTGAAGTGGGGCTAGTAGATATTACTATACAAAATCCAGATGGTACATCCCTGGTCATTCCTTCGGGATTTAATTACCTGGAGCCAGAAATACCAAAGCTGGAGATTACGAACGTTAATCTAAATACAGGATTGCCTGAGGGCGGCGGAACAGCAACTATTGTCGGCAAAAGAATTAATCCAGAAGTAAGAGTATTCTTTGGTGATAATGAAGCGCAAGTCAAATCAGTCGTTTCCACCGAAAGAATCCAGGTCATTGTACCGGCTGGTCAACCTGGCAAAGTAGATGTAAAACTTGTAAATCCGGATGGCGAGGAAGCAACGCTGGCGGAAGGTTATACGTATGCTTATCCAGATTACCCTGCTCCAGTTGTAAATACCATTAACCCTAATCAGGGAGAAATACAAGGTGGGGGAACGGCATTTATTTCAGGTACGGGATTTGTGTCTGGTGTGAAGGTTCTGGTGAATGATATTCCTGCGACTGTTACATCGAATACTCTCTATCGCATCACGATAGTAATTCCCGCTTCTACTGTAGAGGGTACGTTCGATGTTAAAGTGATCAATCCAGATGGTAAGGAAGCGATATTGCCTGCAAGCTACACGTATATTTTACCGCCTCCTCCTCCGGCGCCAGTTCTAAACCGTATATCGCCTGACAATGGTTTGATAACAGGAAATGCTACAGTTGTACTGTACGGAGAGAATTTCATGGGAGATGCCGTTGTGTTGTTCGATGATATCGAGCTTCCAACGACCTTTGTGAGAAGTGATCAGTTGAGGATTGTGACTCCCGCCTCTGACGAAGAAAAAGTTGTTCAGGTGAGGATAAAGAATCCGGATGGACAAACAACGGTTGAAAATATTACCTATTCATATATCGAACCACAGCCAGAACCAGTGAGCATTACCTCGTTAAATCAAGTGAGTGGAATAACAGCTGGCGGAAACACTGTCTACATTAATGGTTCCAATTTTCAAAGAGGAATTCGGGTGTTTTTCGGAGATAATGAAGCCGAAGTAAAGTCTTATGCCAGTGCGCGACGGATTGGTGTAGATGTTCCGCCATCTTTGACTACGGGATTAGTTGATGTGACCGTATTAAACCCAGATAAAGGTCAATTCACCTTGCCTGGGGCTTACAGATATACCCTAACTCAGCCAACGATTTCAAGTTTGTCTGTTCCAAGTGGTCTTACTACTGGTGGAACGATCGTTTATATTAATGGGACTAATTTTGAGCCAACAATGAGTGTAACGATTGATGGGACAAATACGCCCTTTGATTATGTAAGCAATAAAAGAGTTAAAATTGTTACTCCACCAAGCCAGTATGCTGGAGAGGTTCCTCTTGTAGTTACCTTGGACAATGGCGAAAGTGCAACATTTAACTTTACCTATGAGGAGCCGCCAAAGGCCCCCGCGCCTTTCATTAGAGCATTCAATATCAGCAGCGGGCCGGCAGCGGGAGGGAATACGGTATACATCTCTGGACATAATTATGTCAGAGGAGCAACAGTATTCTTTGGTGATGTTGAGTCGCCGAATGTTATATTTAATTCGACCACACGTTTAGGCGCGAGAATACCGGCAGGATCGGGTGTTGTTCAGGTTAAAATTGTAAATCCTGATGGTCAAGAGAGCAACACGCTTGAATACACCTACCAATAA
- the fliB gene encoding flagellin lysine-N-methylase, with translation MKKKFEVLRPQYMNEFECVGQDCPDTCCAGWKINIDKGTYKKYRKINDKGMALKFREYIKRNDNPSSDDNYSYIKLDNGACGFMDHGLCGVQKKYGEDLLSVACLQYPRKVNIVDQRVELSAKLSCPEVARLALLNTEIMQFDVVEEWMDTRYKLSINLNTAEETWERCFWPIRIFIIEILQNRTLSVPDRLIFLGMLCKRLYAVKELNNELVIHEIINEYKVKMSSPTLKMQLEKLPKTTHIQIKLLKELLLSSRDEHIKYKEYTEKTIKAFLLDSADDNLSIEAFNEGNNQHFTPFVREHSYILENYLVNQVFERLFLFNKGTNILEDYIQLVALYSMVRFQIHGVATYNKRMSPELAVGIIQAFSRVVEHNSLYLKAICDSLKNENSDSWALMVVLIKE, from the coding sequence ATGAAAAAGAAATTTGAAGTTTTGAGACCCCAGTATATGAATGAATTCGAGTGTGTTGGCCAGGATTGTCCGGATACATGCTGTGCAGGTTGGAAAATTAATATTGATAAGGGGACCTATAAAAAATACCGTAAAATTAATGATAAAGGTATGGCGTTAAAATTTAGGGAGTATATTAAAAGAAATGATAACCCGTCTTCTGATGACAATTATAGTTATATTAAATTAGATAATGGGGCATGCGGTTTTATGGATCATGGTTTGTGCGGAGTTCAAAAGAAATATGGTGAGGATTTACTATCAGTTGCGTGTTTGCAGTACCCTCGAAAAGTTAATATAGTAGATCAACGTGTGGAATTATCCGCAAAGCTATCTTGCCCGGAAGTAGCACGGTTAGCTCTTTTGAACACAGAGATCATGCAATTTGATGTTGTAGAGGAATGGATGGACACAAGATATAAACTTAGTATAAATTTAAATACGGCTGAGGAGACATGGGAACGTTGTTTTTGGCCAATCAGAATATTTATTATTGAAATTTTACAGAATAGAACATTATCCGTTCCTGATAGATTGATTTTTTTAGGTATGCTTTGCAAAAGACTCTACGCCGTAAAAGAGCTTAACAACGAGCTTGTTATCCATGAAATTATAAATGAATATAAAGTTAAAATGAGTTCTCCAACTCTTAAAATGCAGCTTGAGAAACTGCCAAAGACAACTCATATACAAATAAAATTGCTAAAAGAATTATTGCTCTCTTCTAGAGATGAGCATATAAAATATAAGGAATACACTGAGAAAACAATAAAAGCGTTTCTATTAGATTCTGCTGATGATAATCTATCTATAGAGGCTTTTAATGAAGGGAATAACCAACACTTCACTCCCTTTGTTAGGGAGCATTCATACATTCTTGAAAACTACTTAGTAAATCAGGTGTTTGAGAGATTATTTTTATTTAATAAGGGGACGAACATTCTCGAAGATTACATTCAGCTCGTTGCCCTTTACTCTATGGTTAGATTTCAAATTCATGGTGTAGCGACTTATAATAAACGGATGAGTCCAGAACTTGCTGTTGGCATTATTCAGGCGTTCAGCAGAGTTGTCGAACACAACTCTCTATATCTGAAAGCTATTTGTGATTCTTTAAAAAATGAAAATTCTGATTCATGGGCTCTTATGGTTGTTTTAATTAAGGAATAG